In Mycobacterium sp. JS623, one genomic interval encodes:
- a CDS encoding helix-turn-helix domain-containing protein, producing MIDLASLRRTVGLTQVELAEALGTSQGQISRMERQHDMLVSTLADYLQALGVRASLVVEMGEQTVTHDLTAGQEDK from the coding sequence GTGATCGACCTCGCCAGCCTCCGCCGGACGGTTGGCCTCACCCAGGTGGAACTGGCCGAGGCCCTCGGCACTAGCCAGGGACAGATCAGCCGTATGGAGAGGCAGCACGACATGTTGGTCAGCACCCTCGCGGACTATCTCCAGGCGCTAGGTGTTCGTGCCTCGCTCGTTGTCGAGATGGGCGAGCAAACGGTGACGCACGACCTCACAGCCGGGCAAGAGGACAAATGA
- a CDS encoding serine/threonine-protein kinase, with product MPDVIADHYMLLKVERRSGTFSIVRKAIDDRDESFVAVKLLSGQSDDVTRKVFNNEANTLKSLSHPNIVRCRWSGMDETDTYVLVLDWVERNLDDVLKASGPWDSWDRLATEIALPLVDALAYTHLKQIEHRDIKPQNVLVSDEGVPLLADFGIAKIRGEEQTTSHTVAGWHSKPYAPPELNADIRYVRDVYSMGVLLIQCMTKEQLKDLAGVERALETIPVPPEARRLLGSCIATQPDDRPKNASDLLGALNAIQQRRQAEQQVARNPVWLRLTKSAIKALARSDDARQEAIGKANADLSGNVYASFFNSQESGELQRDRIRLDGEAWSFTLKCDESGAVIIKAAELDFERLENHRRRALLMPKVFDWTFNQPANLALAKTGIATLIDTVDAFYEAQGDGDASVGEERVGDELFDTWRRVLNAREELARGEKKPLPYKKWQARGREATFTLETAVDHDLVGTEWRVRDLATDRKLGWGEVIDHEGDRVVILSARRWEGLPDRAVLDPHLGPDEAALNRQRQAVDDVQRDKSARPDLRQLLLDPGCNAEPKAIPIVSWNRELDERKREAIETAMGSPDIFVVQGPPGTGKTSFIAELVEQTLQADAQARVLIASQTNVAVDNALQRLADSGRASMVRLAGADPNRVDESVRHLLLDAQMKRWARAVRKNAESHLGARASEAGLAPSHLRAALALQQLSATLAQLDHIQTARPDEEGERRSELATSLSEPTSSTSVQEKVDALADLRDELLSEAQSELGSDLTLTADMTAADAMNAVDALIGGSSDAQQLLIRLQLQGEWLQRIASDSGLANTFLDQTSVIAGTCVGYLRHPAVRHLDIDLCIVDEASRATLTEALVPVSRAKRWVVVGDTNQLPPIDEDLLRNKDLMNDNQLLPEDVKQTLFQRLTDRLPEHSQVMLNQQYRMIRPIGDMISTCFYGEKLRSPNDGGLGGYALGYGKPVLWLDTSAHGEARREAAPQGKGKSFANRAEARIVIDRLVVLNGSIDKQVVSLPKNCEQLDVLVIAPYVAQVADLKQQLAPLGNRLRHLSITVMSVDAVQGRESDVAIFSVTRSNSKAELGFIGPDYWRRINVALSRARFGLTIVGDAGFIRGTTGALKKVLSYVETHPDDCELRTAER from the coding sequence GTGCCCGACGTTATCGCTGACCACTACATGCTTCTGAAGGTCGAGCGCCGTAGCGGGACCTTCTCCATCGTCCGCAAGGCGATTGATGACCGCGACGAATCGTTTGTTGCTGTCAAGCTCCTGTCGGGCCAGTCCGACGACGTGACCCGGAAAGTCTTCAACAACGAAGCGAACACGCTCAAGAGCCTTTCGCACCCAAACATCGTGCGCTGCCGCTGGTCCGGCATGGACGAGACCGACACCTATGTCCTCGTCTTGGATTGGGTCGAGCGCAACCTCGACGATGTGTTGAAGGCATCTGGACCGTGGGACTCATGGGATCGGTTGGCTACCGAGATAGCCCTGCCACTGGTGGATGCCCTTGCCTACACCCACCTGAAGCAGATCGAGCACCGCGACATCAAGCCACAAAACGTCCTAGTCTCAGACGAAGGGGTTCCCCTGCTTGCAGACTTTGGAATCGCGAAGATCCGCGGCGAGGAGCAGACAACTTCGCATACCGTCGCAGGCTGGCATTCGAAGCCGTACGCGCCGCCGGAACTCAACGCTGATATTCGGTATGTGCGAGACGTCTACTCAATGGGCGTTCTCCTCATTCAATGCATGACCAAGGAGCAGCTCAAGGACCTCGCGGGTGTCGAACGGGCATTGGAGACAATTCCCGTTCCTCCTGAAGCCCGGCGCCTGCTGGGCTCGTGCATCGCCACGCAGCCGGATGACCGACCGAAGAACGCCAGCGACCTCCTGGGCGCCCTAAATGCCATCCAACAGCGCAGACAAGCAGAGCAGCAGGTTGCGCGAAATCCGGTCTGGCTGCGCCTTACGAAGTCGGCCATCAAGGCACTGGCGCGTAGTGATGACGCACGGCAGGAGGCGATCGGCAAGGCCAACGCAGACCTGTCGGGGAACGTCTACGCGTCCTTCTTTAACAGCCAAGAGTCGGGCGAACTCCAGCGTGATCGCATCCGCCTCGACGGCGAGGCCTGGAGCTTCACCTTGAAGTGTGACGAGAGCGGCGCTGTGATCATCAAAGCGGCGGAGCTCGACTTTGAGCGACTTGAAAATCACAGACGGCGTGCGCTTCTCATGCCGAAAGTCTTCGACTGGACGTTCAACCAGCCGGCCAACCTTGCCCTTGCCAAGACCGGCATTGCCACCTTGATCGACACAGTCGATGCCTTCTACGAGGCTCAGGGCGATGGGGACGCAAGTGTCGGAGAGGAACGGGTCGGCGACGAACTATTTGACACCTGGCGTCGAGTTCTGAATGCCCGCGAAGAGCTTGCCCGCGGGGAGAAGAAGCCGCTTCCCTACAAAAAGTGGCAGGCACGGGGTCGTGAGGCCACGTTCACTCTAGAGACGGCGGTGGACCACGACCTGGTGGGCACCGAATGGCGTGTGCGGGATCTGGCGACCGACCGAAAACTCGGATGGGGCGAAGTCATCGATCACGAGGGCGATCGAGTTGTGATCCTGAGCGCCAGGCGGTGGGAAGGACTTCCCGACCGCGCGGTACTCGATCCGCACCTTGGACCCGACGAAGCGGCGCTGAACCGACAGCGTCAGGCCGTCGACGACGTTCAGCGCGATAAGTCAGCTCGCCCAGATCTGAGGCAGTTGCTTCTTGACCCCGGCTGCAACGCGGAGCCCAAGGCGATTCCGATCGTGAGCTGGAACCGCGAACTTGACGAGCGCAAGCGGGAGGCCATCGAGACAGCGATGGGTTCCCCGGACATCTTCGTAGTCCAAGGACCACCAGGGACGGGCAAGACTAGCTTCATCGCTGAGCTCGTTGAGCAGACACTGCAAGCAGACGCCCAGGCACGGGTGCTCATCGCTTCGCAGACGAACGTCGCCGTGGACAATGCCCTGCAGCGGCTTGCTGACAGTGGCCGGGCGAGCATGGTCAGGCTCGCAGGCGCTGACCCGAATCGCGTCGATGAATCAGTACGGCACCTTTTGCTCGATGCTCAGATGAAGCGGTGGGCAAGAGCGGTGCGCAAGAACGCTGAGAGTCACCTCGGAGCGCGTGCCTCCGAGGCGGGGTTGGCGCCATCACATCTCCGAGCAGCGTTGGCGCTCCAGCAGCTGTCTGCCACCCTGGCGCAACTCGACCACATCCAGACCGCGCGCCCAGACGAGGAGGGGGAGCGGCGGTCGGAGTTGGCGACTTCCCTGTCGGAGCCAACGTCCTCGACATCGGTACAGGAGAAGGTTGACGCGCTGGCTGACCTCCGCGATGAGCTGCTATCGGAGGCGCAGTCGGAGCTTGGCAGCGACCTGACCCTGACGGCAGACATGACTGCAGCAGACGCGATGAATGCTGTAGATGCCCTCATCGGTGGAAGCAGCGATGCGCAGCAGCTTTTGATCCGGCTCCAGTTGCAGGGTGAGTGGCTGCAGCGGATCGCCTCGGATTCTGGCCTCGCGAACACCTTCCTCGACCAGACGAGCGTGATCGCGGGAACCTGCGTCGGCTACTTGAGGCATCCCGCAGTGCGCCATCTCGACATTGACCTGTGCATCGTCGATGAGGCGTCTCGCGCAACCCTCACCGAAGCCCTAGTGCCGGTCTCCCGAGCCAAGCGCTGGGTCGTCGTCGGTGACACGAACCAGCTGCCACCGATCGACGAAGACCTGCTGCGGAACAAAGACCTGATGAACGACAATCAGCTCCTTCCCGAAGACGTCAAACAGACGCTCTTCCAACGACTGACGGATCGGTTACCGGAACACTCGCAGGTCATGCTGAATCAGCAGTACCGGATGATCCGCCCGATCGGTGACATGATCTCGACCTGCTTCTACGGCGAGAAGTTGCGCTCCCCCAACGACGGCGGGCTCGGCGGCTACGCCCTCGGCTACGGCAAGCCCGTCCTGTGGCTCGATACGTCGGCCCACGGCGAGGCTCGCCGAGAGGCAGCTCCCCAGGGCAAGGGCAAGAGCTTCGCAAACCGTGCCGAGGCTCGCATCGTGATCGATCGACTGGTGGTGCTAAATGGGTCAATCGATAAGCAGGTCGTCAGCCTGCCGAAGAACTGCGAGCAGCTGGATGTTCTTGTCATCGCGCCATACGTCGCGCAAGTCGCCGACCTCAAACAGCAGCTCGCTCCACTTGGCAACCGGCTACGGCACCTGTCAATCACGGTCATGAGCGTCGATGCAGTGCAGGGGCGTGAGTCGGATGTCGCCATCTTCTCGGTGACACGCAGCAACTCCAAGGCTGAGCTCGGGTTCATCGGCCCCGACTACTGGCGTCGCATCAACGTTGCGCTCTCCCGCGCTCGATTCGGCCTCACCATCGTTGGCGACGCGGGATTCATCAGAGGCACGACCGGTGCACTGAAGAAGGTGCTCTCGTATGTCGAGACACATCCGGACGACTGCGAACTGAGGACAGCCGAGCGATGA